In Polaribacter pacificus, the genomic window TAAGCGCAAAAATAGTTTTTTTAATTGGATTTTAAAAACAGATATTTCGCTAAATTTTCAATAATTTGCATTTTCTTTTCACGGATAATTATAATACATGCATTTACAGAAATTAAGTTTGGTTAATTTTAAAAATATTGAGTCTCAATCGTTTGATTTTCAGTCTAAAATCAATTGTTTTGTAGGAGATAATGGAATTGGTAAGACTACTATTTTGGATGCAATTTATTATCTGTCATTTGCAAAAAGTTACTTCAATCCGATTGCTTTACAGAATATTCGTCATGGAGAAGACTTTTTTATGATCGAAGGGACCTACGATTTAAACGATCGCGAAGAAAAGATTTTATGTAGCATGAAGAGAGGTCAAAAAAAAATACTGAAAAGAAATGACAAAGCTTATGATAAGTTTTCTGAGCATATTGGACAGTTACCTCTGGTAATTATCTCGCCTGCTGATAGAGATCTTATTGTAGAAGGAAGTGAAACGAGAAGACGATTTATAGACGGAGTGCTTTCTCAGCAAGATAAAAGTTATTTACAGAGTTTAATCCAATACAATAAGGTGCTGAGCCAGCGAAATGCCTTGTTAAAATATTTTGCAGCAAACAGAACTTTTGATGCGTTAAATTTAAAGATTTATGATGAGCAACTTATTGCTTTTGGTACAGAAATCTATAAGAAGAGAGCAGAATTTCTCGAAGAATTTACACCTATCTTTAATGAGAAATACAAGCAAATTTCACAGCAAAAAGAACAGGTGCAGCTAAATTATATCAGTCAGTTGCATGAGCAGACATTTACCAATTTACTTCAAAAAAACACAGACAAAGACAGGGCCTTGCAATACACCAGTGTAGGGATTCATAAGGATGACTTAAGTTTTGAGATATCGGGCTACCCAATTAAAAAATTTGGCTCACAAGGACAGCAGAAATCCTATTTAATTGCATTAAAACTCGCTCAATTTGAGTTTATTAAAAAATTAGGGAATATTACCCCTATATTGTTGTTGGATGATATTTTTGATAAATTAGATGAGCACCGAGTGACACAGAT contains:
- the recF gene encoding DNA replication/repair protein RecF (All proteins in this family for which functions are known are DNA-binding proteins that assist the filamentation of RecA onto DNA for the initiation of recombination or recombinational repair.), with protein sequence MHLQKLSLVNFKNIESQSFDFQSKINCFVGDNGIGKTTILDAIYYLSFAKSYFNPIALQNIRHGEDFFMIEGTYDLNDREEKILCSMKRGQKKILKRNDKAYDKFSEHIGQLPLVIISPADRDLIVEGSETRRRFIDGVLSQQDKSYLQSLIQYNKVLSQRNALLKYFAANRTFDALNLKIYDEQLIAFGTEIYKKRAEFLEEFTPIFNEKYKQISQQKEQVQLNYISQLHEQTFTNLLQKNTDKDRALQYTSVGIHKDDLSFEISGYPIKKFGSQGQQKSYLIALKLAQFEFIKKLGNITPILLLDDIFDKLDEHRVTQIVNLVNGEEFGQLFITDTHADRTEEVVKKTQQPYEIFKLN